The proteins below come from a single Kitasatospora sp. NBC_00315 genomic window:
- the nirB gene encoding nitrite reductase large subunit NirB translates to MTTTTKPTVLLVGYGMVGHRFLEALAEAGAADRYRVVVLAEEPRHAYDRVALTSYFSGRTPEDLLLAEDGFAEKHGYEIHLSDPATVIDRDAKVVTTASGRALAYDTLVLATGSYPFVPPVDGKDAEGCFVYRTIEDLHAIEAYAAGSRVGAVVGGGLLGLEAAGALKGLGLETHVVEFAPRLMPVQVDTGGGDALRRTIEEMGVVVHTGIGTTAVTVSAEGTANGMTFTDGSALDTDLVVFSAGVRPRDQLARDCGLTVGERGGIAVDGHCRTSDENVFAIGECALAVDGRVYGLVAPGYEMAATVAHQLADRAAKPFTGADLSTKLKLLGVDVASFGDAFGTTPGSLDVVYSDSRSGIYKKLVVTPEGALLGGILVGDAEAYSSLRPLTGTGIPLPVPAESLVLPAGMGAPVSLGSSALPDDAVVCNCHNVTKGEVRGAVTEHNCTTVPEVKKCTKAGTGCGSCVKLLTTIVSDELEASGVEVDKGLCPCFGQTRAELYEIVRVKRIDTHRRLLAEHGRLGGEGCEVCKPTVGSIIASLAPELAASGHVLDGEQAALQDTNDHFLANLQKNGSYSVVPRIPGGEITPDKLIVIGEVARDFGLYTKITGGQRIDLFGATVDQLPLIWTRLVAAGFESGHAYGKSLRTVKSCVGSTWCRYGVQDSVAMAIHLELRYRGLRSPHKLKSAVSGCARECAEARGKDFGVIATSNGWNLYVGGNGGATPRHADLLAQDLDDDQLIKLIDRFLMFYIRTADRLERTSAWLERIEGGLDHVRDVVVDDTLGIADELEALMANHVSDYQDEWAATLADPDRLRRFVSFVNAPGVDDPSIRFTPERGQVKPDLTLLATEAELLAALDPDNSPLLEAR, encoded by the coding sequence ATGACCACCACCACCAAGCCGACCGTTCTCCTGGTCGGATACGGCATGGTCGGCCACCGCTTCCTGGAAGCCCTGGCCGAAGCCGGCGCCGCCGACCGCTACCGGGTCGTCGTGCTCGCCGAGGAGCCCCGCCACGCGTACGACCGGGTCGCCCTCACCTCCTACTTCTCCGGCCGGACCCCCGAGGATCTGCTGCTCGCCGAGGACGGCTTCGCCGAGAAGCACGGCTACGAGATCCACCTCTCCGACCCGGCGACCGTGATCGACCGCGACGCCAAGGTGGTCACCACCGCGAGCGGCCGCGCCCTCGCCTACGACACCCTGGTGCTCGCCACCGGCTCCTACCCCTTCGTCCCGCCGGTGGACGGCAAGGACGCCGAGGGCTGCTTCGTCTACCGCACCATCGAGGACCTGCACGCCATCGAGGCGTACGCGGCCGGCTCCCGGGTCGGCGCGGTGGTCGGCGGCGGGCTGCTCGGGCTGGAGGCGGCGGGCGCGCTCAAGGGCCTCGGCCTGGAGACCCACGTGGTCGAGTTCGCCCCGCGCCTGATGCCCGTCCAGGTGGACACCGGCGGCGGCGACGCGCTGCGGCGCACCATCGAGGAGATGGGCGTCGTCGTGCACACCGGCATCGGCACCACCGCCGTGACGGTGTCCGCCGAGGGCACGGCCAACGGGATGACCTTCACCGACGGCAGCGCGCTCGACACCGACCTGGTGGTCTTCTCCGCCGGTGTCCGCCCCCGCGACCAGCTGGCCCGTGACTGCGGCCTGACCGTCGGCGAGCGCGGCGGCATCGCGGTCGACGGGCACTGCCGCACCTCGGACGAGAACGTCTTCGCCATCGGCGAGTGCGCGCTCGCCGTGGACGGCCGGGTCTACGGCCTGGTCGCCCCCGGCTACGAGATGGCCGCCACCGTCGCCCACCAGCTGGCCGACAGGGCCGCGAAGCCGTTCACCGGCGCCGACCTCTCCACCAAGCTCAAGCTGCTCGGCGTGGACGTGGCCAGCTTCGGCGACGCCTTCGGCACCACCCCCGGCTCCCTGGACGTGGTCTACTCCGACTCCCGCTCCGGCATCTACAAGAAGCTGGTGGTCACCCCCGAGGGCGCGCTGCTCGGCGGCATCCTGGTCGGCGACGCCGAGGCGTACTCCTCGCTGCGCCCGCTGACCGGCACCGGCATCCCGCTGCCCGTCCCCGCCGAGTCGCTGGTGCTGCCCGCCGGTATGGGCGCGCCGGTCTCGCTGGGCAGCTCGGCGCTGCCGGACGACGCGGTGGTCTGCAACTGCCACAACGTCACCAAGGGCGAGGTCCGCGGCGCGGTCACCGAGCACAACTGCACCACGGTGCCCGAGGTCAAGAAGTGCACCAAGGCCGGTACCGGCTGCGGCTCCTGCGTGAAGCTGCTCACCACGATCGTCTCCGACGAGCTGGAGGCCTCCGGCGTCGAGGTCGACAAGGGCCTGTGCCCCTGCTTCGGCCAGACCCGCGCCGAGCTGTACGAGATCGTCCGGGTGAAGCGGATCGACACCCACCGCCGGCTGCTGGCCGAGCACGGCCGGCTCGGCGGCGAGGGCTGCGAGGTCTGCAAGCCGACCGTGGGCTCGATCATCGCGTCGCTGGCGCCCGAGCTGGCGGCCTCCGGCCACGTGCTCGACGGCGAGCAGGCCGCGCTGCAGGACACCAACGACCACTTCCTCGCCAACCTGCAGAAGAACGGGTCCTACTCGGTCGTCCCGCGCATCCCGGGCGGCGAGATCACCCCGGACAAGCTGATCGTGATCGGCGAGGTGGCCCGCGACTTCGGCCTCTACACCAAGATCACCGGCGGGCAGCGGATCGACCTCTTCGGCGCCACGGTGGACCAGCTGCCGCTGATCTGGACCAGGCTGGTGGCCGCCGGCTTCGAGTCCGGCCACGCGTACGGGAAGTCGCTGCGGACGGTGAAGTCCTGCGTCGGCTCCACCTGGTGCCGCTACGGCGTCCAGGACTCGGTCGCCATGGCGATCCACCTGGAGCTGCGCTACCGGGGCCTGCGCAGCCCCCACAAGCTCAAGTCGGCGGTCTCCGGCTGCGCCCGCGAGTGCGCCGAGGCCCGAGGCAAGGACTTCGGCGTCATCGCCACCTCCAACGGCTGGAACCTCTACGTCGGCGGCAACGGCGGCGCCACCCCCCGGCACGCCGACCTGCTCGCGCAGGACCTCGACGACGACCAGCTGATCAAGCTGATCGACCGGTTCCTGATGTTCTACATCCGCACCGCCGACCGGCTGGAGCGCACCTCCGCCTGGCTGGAGCGGATCGAGGGGGGCCTGGACCACGTCCGCGACGTGGTGGTGGACGACACCCTCGGGATCGCCGACGAGCTGGAGGCCCTGATGGCCAACCACGTCTCGGACTACCAGGACGAGTGGGCCGCCACGCTGGCCGACCCGGACCGGCTGCGCCGCTTCGTCTCCTTCGTCAACGCCCCCGGCGTCGACGACCCGAGCATCCGGTTCACCCCGGAGCGCGGCCAGGTCAAGCCCGACCTCACCCTGCTCGCCACCGAGGCCGAGCTCCTCGCCGCCCTCGACCCCGACAACTCGCCCCTGCTGGAGGCCCGATGA
- a CDS encoding NAD(P)/FAD-dependent oxidoreductase, protein MTATDTPAADRIVVVGAGMAGHRVAQQLALHGTGREVVLLAEEDHAPYNRVLLAEVLAGRYAPEIAALAALPPGVERRRARVVRIDREQRQVLCDDGSAIAYGDLVLATGSNPVLPPLRGLFDDSPAVSGRGLPRNPRPRHELPRGVFAFRTMADCTDIDGYLPGVRQAVVVGGGLLGVSAARALAARGVQVVLAHQGEHLMERHLDAEAGALLRRHLTDLGIEVHTECRVRSVLTEERTVTGVELADGFRLEADLLVVAVGVRPRTGLAEAAGLETRRGVVVDDRLRTTDPHIHAVGDCAEHRGVLYGLAGPAQEQADALARRLAGAGGADYAGSRLLTRLTLTGTAGSATAGPLDLAAFGETAPSAPEDRVIRLADAARGTYRKVIVRRDGEGGDRLVGGVLLGDLTTVGTLAHTWEGDEALSAHPLHLLTATTLGSTIPGGTR, encoded by the coding sequence ATGACAGCGACCGACACTCCCGCAGCGGACCGCATCGTGGTCGTCGGCGCCGGGATGGCCGGCCACCGAGTGGCCCAGCAGCTCGCCCTGCACGGCACCGGACGCGAGGTGGTCCTGCTCGCCGAGGAGGACCACGCCCCGTACAACCGGGTCCTGCTCGCCGAGGTGCTGGCCGGCCGGTACGCTCCCGAGATCGCCGCCCTGGCGGCCCTGCCGCCCGGTGTCGAGCGGCGCCGCGCCCGGGTGGTGCGGATCGACCGGGAGCAGCGCCAGGTGCTCTGCGACGACGGCTCCGCGATCGCCTACGGGGATCTGGTGCTCGCCACCGGCAGCAATCCCGTTCTGCCGCCGCTGCGCGGACTGTTCGACGACTCCCCCGCGGTCTCCGGCCGGGGGCTCCCGCGGAACCCGCGACCGCGGCACGAGCTGCCCCGGGGCGTCTTCGCCTTCCGCACCATGGCCGACTGCACCGACATCGACGGCTACCTGCCGGGAGTGCGGCAGGCCGTGGTCGTCGGCGGCGGTCTGCTCGGGGTCAGCGCGGCCCGGGCGCTGGCGGCCCGCGGCGTCCAGGTGGTGCTGGCCCACCAGGGCGAGCACCTGATGGAGCGCCACCTCGACGCCGAGGCCGGCGCGCTGCTGCGCAGGCACCTGACCGACCTCGGCATCGAGGTCCACACCGAGTGCCGGGTCCGGTCCGTCCTGACCGAGGAGCGCACTGTCACCGGCGTCGAACTCGCCGACGGCTTCCGGCTGGAGGCCGACCTGCTGGTCGTCGCCGTCGGGGTCCGTCCGCGGACCGGCCTGGCCGAGGCGGCCGGGCTGGAGACCCGCCGGGGCGTGGTGGTCGACGACCGGCTGCGCACCACCGACCCGCACATCCACGCCGTGGGCGACTGCGCCGAGCACCGGGGCGTGCTCTACGGCCTGGCCGGCCCCGCCCAGGAGCAGGCCGACGCACTGGCCCGCCGGCTCGCCGGCGCCGGCGGCGCCGACTACGCGGGCAGCCGGCTGCTGACCCGGCTCACCCTGACCGGCACCGCGGGCTCCGCCACCGCAGGCCCGCTCGACCTCGCCGCCTTCGGCGAGACGGCGCCGTCCGCCCCCGAGGACCGCGTGATCCGCCTCGCCGACGCGGCCCGGGGCACCTACCGCAAGGTGATCGTCCGCCGCGACGGCGAGGGCGGCGACCGCCTCGTCGGCGGCGTCCTGCTGGGCGACCTGACCACCGTCGGCACCCTGGCGCACACCTGGGAGGGCGACGAGGCCCTGTCAGCCCACCCGCTCCACCTGCTCACCGCCACCACGCTGGGCAGCACGATCCCCGGAGGGACCCGATGA
- a CDS encoding TetR/AcrR family transcriptional regulator encodes MTGRPRDPAVDEAIRRAAVELTEQHGYRGLSMEGIAALSGVSKQTVYRRYRSKGEVVLDALAGYATHHLPTPDTGSLRGDLTALLTATFEGQRGVIGTLNRALAAEALQDPAFADRLWERLIAVRREAVRELLARARERGEVDHPDDEFLLDLVYGPMWYRLLFGSDALTASQAAELARSVALVATTRPD; translated from the coding sequence ATGACCGGACGCCCCCGTGACCCCGCCGTCGACGAAGCCATCCGCCGGGCCGCCGTCGAACTGACCGAGCAGCACGGCTACCGCGGCCTGAGCATGGAGGGCATCGCGGCGCTCAGCGGCGTCTCCAAACAGACCGTCTACCGCCGCTACCGCAGCAAGGGCGAAGTGGTGCTCGACGCCCTCGCCGGGTACGCCACCCACCACCTGCCCACGCCCGACACCGGGTCGCTCCGCGGCGACCTGACCGCCCTGCTGACCGCCACCTTCGAGGGCCAGCGGGGCGTCATCGGCACCCTCAACCGGGCGCTGGCCGCCGAGGCCCTGCAGGACCCGGCGTTCGCCGACCGACTGTGGGAGCGGCTGATCGCCGTCCGCCGGGAGGCCGTCCGGGAGCTGCTGGCCCGCGCTCGCGAACGCGGCGAGGTCGACCACCCGGACGACGAGTTCCTGCTCGACCTGGTCTACGGCCCGATGTGGTACCGGCTCCTGTTCGGCAGCGACGCCCTCACCGCGTCCCAGGCCGCCGAACTCGCCCGCAGCGTAGCCCTGGTGGCCACGACCCGGCCCGACTGA
- a CDS encoding MFS transporter — MRTTRALPALSALSLGYFTLGTASLAVVGLGGPIGHDLHTAPGSVGVLVSVFAITFAVVAPLAPAVLGRLDRRTVLLLGLALMAAGGVLSALAPSYAVLLVARVLAGLGGAVFGPASSAVGSLIVPEEHRSRALATVFAGMTVAAVLGVPLSAYLGDAVGWRWTLAGVAGATLLALALVAALVPPVPAGEVPTAAAYRRLLATPGAAATVLTTLLYMAAQFTVYGVAGAYVAARFGASSGAVTLVLFAFGAVGVLGNASGARMSARLGGAVTVTLTQIGLGAAFLGLLVAPRSLPAAIALFAFWAFFSQLYQAPQQARLIALGPGQRGLLLALNASMLYIGISLGSLLAGAFLPVLGARPLPALGLLPLVLAGLAHRASVRRTRTTPTTPAPFAAGATREGVTR; from the coding sequence ATGCGAACCACCCGGGCCCTGCCCGCACTCTCAGCCCTGTCCCTGGGGTACTTCACGCTCGGCACCGCCTCCCTGGCCGTCGTCGGCCTGGGCGGACCGATCGGCCACGACCTGCACACCGCTCCCGGCAGTGTCGGCGTCCTGGTCAGCGTCTTCGCGATCACCTTCGCGGTGGTCGCCCCGCTCGCCCCGGCCGTGCTCGGCCGCCTGGACCGTCGTACCGTGCTGCTGCTCGGACTCGCCCTGATGGCCGCCGGGGGAGTGCTCAGCGCCCTCGCCCCGTCCTACGCCGTACTGCTCGTGGCCCGGGTGCTGGCCGGGCTGGGCGGCGCGGTCTTCGGGCCCGCCTCCTCGGCGGTCGGCTCGCTGATCGTCCCCGAGGAGCACCGCTCGCGGGCGCTGGCCACCGTGTTCGCCGGCATGACGGTCGCCGCCGTCCTCGGTGTGCCGCTCTCCGCCTACCTGGGCGACGCGGTCGGCTGGCGCTGGACGCTGGCCGGGGTCGCCGGAGCCACCCTGCTGGCGCTCGCGCTGGTCGCGGCACTGGTGCCGCCCGTCCCGGCGGGAGAGGTGCCCACCGCCGCCGCGTACCGGCGGCTGCTGGCCACCCCGGGCGCCGCGGCGACCGTGCTGACCACCCTGCTCTACATGGCCGCCCAGTTCACCGTCTACGGCGTCGCCGGGGCCTACGTCGCCGCCCGGTTCGGGGCCTCCTCCGGAGCGGTCACCCTGGTGCTCTTCGCCTTCGGCGCGGTCGGTGTGCTCGGCAACGCCTCCGGTGCCAGGATGTCCGCCCGCCTGGGCGGGGCCGTGACGGTCACGCTGACCCAGATCGGCCTCGGCGCCGCCTTCCTGGGGCTGCTCGTGGCACCGCGCTCACTGCCCGCCGCGATCGCGCTCTTCGCCTTCTGGGCCTTCTTCAGCCAGCTCTACCAGGCGCCGCAGCAGGCCCGTCTGATCGCGCTCGGGCCCGGACAGCGCGGCCTGCTGCTGGCCCTCAACGCCTCGATGCTCTACATCGGCATCAGCCTGGGCAGCCTGCTGGCCGGTGCCTTCCTGCCGGTCCTCGGCGCCCGCCCGCTGCCCGCCCTCGGCCTGCTGCCGCTCGTCCTCGCCGGGCTGGCCCACCGGGCCTCCGTCCGCCGTACCCGCACCACCCCCACCACGCCGGCCCCGTTCGCGGCCGGCGCCACCCGAGAAGGAGTCACCCGATGA
- a CDS encoding nuclear transport factor 2 family protein, whose protein sequence is MTSTASTATASTDTTAGTGTTAGTGTTAGTGTTAGADTTATAGTAAARGLVQDYLEKVWNQGRTDLADRYLAADLLQHNPNLADGLAPLTAFVDGLRVQLPELRFELRRLAAEGDLVFAHSHFTAAPGDPGRAVIDVFRIADGRIAEHWDLNEAVPESTASGRPIV, encoded by the coding sequence ATGACCAGCACCGCCAGCACCGCCACCGCTAGCACGGACACCACCGCCGGCACGGGCACCACCGCCGGCACGGGCACCACCGCCGGCACGGGCACCACCGCCGGCGCGGACACCACCGCGACGGCCGGTACCGCCGCCGCCCGGGGGCTCGTCCAGGACTACCTGGAGAAGGTCTGGAACCAGGGCCGCACCGACCTGGCCGACCGCTACCTCGCCGCCGACCTCCTGCAGCACAACCCCAACCTGGCCGACGGCCTCGCCCCGCTGACTGCCTTCGTCGACGGCCTGCGGGTGCAGCTCCCCGAGCTGCGCTTCGAACTGCGGCGGCTCGCCGCCGAGGGCGATCTGGTCTTCGCCCACTCGCACTTCACCGCCGCCCCCGGCGACCCGGGCCGCGCCGTCATCGACGTCTTCCGGATCGCGGACGGCCGGATCGCCGAGCACTGGGACCTCAACGAGGCGGTCCCGGAGAGCACCGCGAGCGGCCGCCCGATCGTCTGA